CTTTTCTTCCCGGTTTTTTTATCTTCTACAACTACGGGAAAACGCATCTGGTAAACGCTGTTACAGGCTTTTATCTGTGCCAGCAACCCTGGCTCGTAGTTTAAAAAGTTTGCCGCTTTGTCGAAGTAACGCTCTACATTCTGAAAAAAGCTGTGGCCATTTTGTGTTTCTTTCTTCATGGTTTGTTGTTGTCTTTAATTTTTTTTTCGAGTTGTGAAATTTTTCTTTCCTGGAAAATCAAAAAAATTACGATGCCGGCAAATATAGTAACGAGGATGGTAATCACTACATATAATTTTCCTGACTCACGCAGGAAATTGCCTGCATGCTCATCGAGGCTGTTGCCCTGTGCCTTCAGCAGGAAAATATTCAGAAATAGCAGGGTAAAAAAAATCAGCGCTCTTTTCATTGCCTATTTATTTTAGGAACCGGGTGAATCTAAAACTTCTGCAGCAGTTGCCGTGGTGTTAAATATTTCCTTTCCGGCTGTCAGACTCATCTCCATCAGGCGTATGCGTGCAACAAGTGTCATGATCCATATGCCAAGCAAACTCCAGCCAAGCACTGCAGGATAAAACACCAGCCGCATACCTCCGTCAAGGTCATAAGCGGAAAATCCGGGGTTACCTCCGTTTCCGGGGTGGAGCGAGTCCGTCAGGCGCGGAACGATGAAGATGGCAGGAATAAAAATAGCATAGGCCATGATATTAAAAACTGCCGAAACTTTGGCACGGCGGTCAATATCATCAATTGAATTGCGTAATACAAAATAGGCCAGGTAAATGAGTAACCCCACGGCAGCACCCATGAGTTTGGGATCATTCGTCCACCAGGCGCCCCAGGTAGTGCGGGCCCATTGCATGCCGGTCAGGATTCCAAGCACGCCCATCAGCAGGCCGATACGTGCCGCAGCGGTGGCATAAATGTCAAACACCAGGTTATTCCGTGAAAGAAACCGGATACTGTATATCATTGAAATCAACAACAAGATCGTCATGCCAAACCACATCGGCACATGGAAATAAAGATTACGGATCGATTCATGCAGAATCGGTAAAGCAGGTGAAGGCATCAGAAATCCCGCGATGATCGTATAGGTGATCAGCAATACACACAGCACTTTCCACCAATATTGCTTCATAAAAGCTGCTATTAAGACCGACTGTTTACAGGACAATAGTATAACCTTCTGACTGGTAAATTGCTGCCTGCAAAGATGAACAGGAATGGGATATCGTTAAGCAAGGCAAACTGCTGCGTGAATGGAAGAGCGTTAATTTTCATTCGCGCCAAAGATAAGGAAATAATAAAACCGCCATTGAAACCATTATCACGTTGAG
The DNA window shown above is from Chitinophagales bacterium and carries:
- the ccsA gene encoding cytochrome c biogenesis protein CcsA; translated protein: MKQYWWKVLCVLLITYTIIAGFLMPSPALPILHESIRNLYFHVPMWFGMTILLLISMIYSIRFLSRNNLVFDIYATAAARIGLLMGVLGILTGMQWARTTWGAWWTNDPKLMGAAVGLLIYLAYFVLRNSIDDIDRRAKVSAVFNIMAYAIFIPAIFIVPRLTDSLHPGNGGNPGFSAYDLDGGMRLVFYPAVLGWSLLGIWIMTLVARIRLMEMSLTAGKEIFNTTATAAEVLDSPGS